In Musa acuminata AAA Group cultivar baxijiao chromosome BXJ2-10, Cavendish_Baxijiao_AAA, whole genome shotgun sequence, a genomic segment contains:
- the LOC135625687 gene encoding jacalin-related lectin 19-like — MVKVGPWGGNGGNVWDMGQADHITKLRIYYGDNIVGLEITYILNGNSHTYKRGTTTGASKEIILEEDEYCTSISGYFHALSNYQRHAIVMLLTLDTNKGASISVGNKTGSSFALTLEEGSRILGFFGRAGTAIDAIGIHCSLPN, encoded by the exons ATGGTGAAGGTGGGGCCATGGGGTGGCAACGGAGGGAATGTGTGGGATATGGGACAAGCCGACCACATTACCAAACTTCGAATCTATTACGGAGATAACATTGTGGGGTTGGAGATTACCTACATTCTTAACGGTAATTCCCACACCTACAAACGTGGAACCACCACCGGCGCTTCCAAGGAG ATCATCCTTGAGGAGGACGAGTACTGCACTTCTATCTCCGGATACTTTCATGCATTATCCAATTATCAGCGACATGCAATTGTGATGTTGCTTACTCTTGATACCAACAAGGGTGCATCCATAAGTGTCGGTAACAAGACTGGCTCTTCCTTCGCCCTTACTTTAGAGGAGGGGAGTAGGATTCTGGGCTTCTTTGGGCGAGCTGGTACAGCCATTGACGCTATTGGGATTCACTGCTCATTGCCCAACTAA
- the LOC135625688 gene encoding salt stress-induced protein-like, giving the protein MVLIWWWFRCWRPVRLQAGVLQQGPWGGNGGKTWNMRQADHISNVKIHYNDAVFAFDFTFTVDGKKKTIHVGGDAPQYNEITLEEDEYFTFISGHFKTMWTTDVFITQLTLETNKGNSVSAGNSIGSHFSLNLEDEGKILGFFGREGSTIDAIEAIGVYCTIPN; this is encoded by the exons ATGGTACTAATTTGGTGGTGGTTTCGTTGCTGGCGGCCGGTGCGGTTGCAGGCGGGCGTGCTCCAGCAAGGACCATGGGGTGGCAACGGCGGCAAAACCTGGAATATGAGACAGGCGGATCACATTAGCaacgtcaaaattcattacaacgATGCCGTATTCGCGTTTGACTTCACCTTCACCGTCGACGGCAAGAAGAAGACCATCCACGTCGGAGGTGATGCACCCCAGTACAATGAG ATTACTCTAGAGGAGGACGAATACTTCACTTTCATCTCTGGACATTTCAAGACGATGTGGACGACAGACGTTTTCATAACACAACTTACCCTTGAGACCAACAAGGGCAATTCTGTGAGCGCCGGCAATTCGATTGGCAGTCATTTCTCCCTAAATCTAGAGGATGAGGGTAAGATTCTAGGCTTCTTCGGACGTGAAGGTTCTACCATCGATGCCATCGAGGCAATCGGAGTTTACTGCACTATACCAAATTAA
- the LOC135625689 gene encoding agglutinin-like codes for MMETLKSALRMNRGDGGFGALDLLLCNLLLLDNVGEHDVLGELDDGDVSLLLARAIRNLERSASYRATCFFSTLLKNSMEAGVLQQGPWGGNGGKTWNMRQADHISNVKIHYNDAVFAFDFTFTVDGKKKTIHVGGDAPQYKEITLEEDEYFTFISGHFKTMWTTDVFITQLTLETNKGNSVSAGNSIGSHFSLNLEDEGKILGFFGREGSTIDAIEGRMVKVGPWGGNGGNVWDMGQADHITKLRIYYGDNIVGLEITYILNGNSHTYKRGTTTGASKEIILEEDEYFTSISGYFHALSNYQRHAIVMLLTLDTNKGASISVGNKTGSSFALTLEEGSRILGFFGRAGTAIDAIGIHCSLPN; via the exons ATGATGGAAACACTCAAATCTGCCCTAAGGAtgaatcgaggcgacgggggattTGGAGCGCTCGACCTCCTACTGTGCAACCTGCTTCTTCTCGACAACGTTGGCGAACATGACGTCCTAGGAGAGTTGGATGATGGCGACGTGTCTCTCCTACTGGCACGAGCAATAAGGAATTTGGAGCGCTCAGCCTCCTACCGTGCAACCTGCTTCTTCTCGACGTTATTGAAGAACTCAATGGAG GCGGGCGTGCTCCAGCAAGGACCATGGGGTGGCAACGGCGGCAAAACCTGGAATATGAGACAGGCGGATCACATTAGCaacgtcaaaattcattacaacgATGCCGTATTCGCGTTTGACTTCACCTTCACCGTCGACGGCAAGAAGAAGACCATCCACGTCGGAGGTGATGCACCCCAGTACAAAGAG ATTACTCTAGAGGAGGACGAATACTTCACTTTCATCTCTGGACATTTCAAGACGATGTGGACGACAGACGTTTTCATAACACAACTTACCCTTGAGACCAACAAGGGCAATTCTGTGAGCGCCGGCAATTCGATTGGCAGTCATTTCTCCCTAAATCTAGAGGATGAGGGTAAGATTCTAGGCTTCTTCGGACGTGAAGGTTCTACCATCGATGCCATCGAG GGGAGAATGGTGAAGGTGGGGCCATGGGGTGGCAACGGAGGGAATGTGTGGGATATGGGACAAGCCGACCACATTACCAAACTTCGAATCTATTACGGAGATAACATTGTGGGGTTGGAGATTACCTACATTCTTAACGGTAATTCCCACACCTACAAACGTGGAACCACCACCGGCGCTTCCAAGGAG ATCATCCTTGAGGAGGACGAGTACTTCACTTCTATCTCCGGATACTTTCATGCATTATCCAATTATCAGCGACATGCAATTGTGATGTTGCTTACTCTTGATACTAACAAGGGTGCATCCATAAGTGTCGGTAACAAGACTGGCTCTTCTTTCGCCCTTACTTTAGAGGAGGGGAGTAGGATTCTGGGCTTCTTTGGGCGAGCTGGTACAGCCATTGACGCTATTGGGATTCACTGCTCATTGCCTAACTAA
- the LOC135625690 gene encoding agglutinin-like translates to MVLIWWWFRCWRPVRLQAGVLQQGPWGGNGGKTWNMRQADHISNVKIHYNDAVFAFDFTFTVDGKKKTIHVGGDAPQYKEITLEEDEYFTFISGYFKTMWTTDVFITQLTLETNKGNSVSAGNSIGSHFSLNLEDEGKILGFFGREGSTIDAIEGRMVKVGPWGGNGGNVWDMGQADHITKLRIYYGDNIVGLEITYILNGNSHTYKRGTTTGASKEIILEEDEYFTSISGYFHALSNYQRHAIVMLLTLDTNKGASISVGNKTGSSFALTLEEGSRILGFFGRAGTAIDAIGIHCSLPN, encoded by the exons ATGGTACTAATTTGGTGGTGGTTTCGTTGCTGGCGGCCGGTGCGGTTGCAGGCGGGCGTGCTCCAGCAAGGACCATGGGGTGGCAACGGCGGCAAAACCTGGAATATGAGACAGGCGGATCACATTAGCaacgtcaaaattcattacaacgATGCCGTATTCGCGTTTGACTTCACCTTCACCGTCGACGGCAAGAAGAAGACCATCCACGTCGGAGGTGATGCACCCCAGTACAAAGAG ATTACTCTAGAGGAGGACGAATACTTCACTTTCATCTCTGGATATTTCAAGACGATGTGGACGACAGACGTTTTCATAACACAACTTACCCTTGAGACCAACAAGGGCAATTCTGTGAGCGCCGGCAATTCGATTGGCAGTCATTTCTCCCTAAATCTAGAGGATGAGGGTAAGATTCTAGGCTTCTTCGGACGTGAAGGTTCTACCATCGATGCCATCGAG GGGAGAATGGTGAAGGTGGGGCCATGGGGTGGCAACGGAGGGAATGTGTGGGATATGGGACAAGCCGACCACATTACCAAACTTCGAATCTATTACGGAGATAACATTGTGGGGTTGGAGATTACCTACATTCTTAACGGTAATTCCCACACCTACAAACGTGGAACCACCACCGGCGCTTCCAAGGAG ATCATCCTTGAGGAGGACGAGTACTTCACTTCTATCTCCGGATACTTTCATGCATTATCCAATTATCAGCGACATGCAATTGTGATGTTGCTTACTCTTGATACCAACAAGGGTGCATCCATAAGTGTTGGTAACAAGACTGGCTCTTCCTTCGCCCTTACTTTAGAGGAGGGGAGTAGGATTCTGGGCTTCTTTGGGCGAGCTGGTACAGCCATTGACGCTATTGGGATTCACTGCTCATTGCCTAACTAA